cttaactgctttgtgtagttaaacttcacagctgtgccttgatcgggaaggttaagaatctgtacaacatcatccggggtaatcgtcatctccccaaacggcatatggaaagtatcggtctcaggatacattctctccacgaacgccgatatggccacacgatcatgttccaacaatgaattctcggcggcattagctaaccccgagttggcaacaattgacttgaacctttcacattcaccggataaaggccatgCAAGCATTTTTTTTGGTgtggcggtaggtttgagtagacggaccgcatcttgatgatcctattaaagtacataaaaaatccttaatacaaatattacgatataacacatagacaatacattaataaaaatagtaattttattacctcggtttcgtatatttctctggcccatgagtctttgcatccaaatagcaattttcctccttCCGTcagtagcccaaggattgtgcctgctggaatacccttcttcttcaagtgctgagggacaagatgtgatgctttcttagcaatatccttctttacaccatcttttccttttttggatttttgagtaccacttggttgtcctccttcttctactcttggcactggatcaactggttcaatttcatggtggggtgtaacctgtggagcagttggttctgcactttgttgagcggcttgttcaacacttggttgcaccccttgttcactgccttgttgttctacactttgttcagcacttgaattatctttggcactcctttccctcctagcactagctgtcactttcttcctcctttctcgactttgtctaaacaacaaagaaaggaacaattttaacaaactatacaatcgaaagacaaagtatggaaatataacccgaatgtacacattcggacgtaagaagacacatactgttcccgaatacaaaacaatcgaaagctaactaaacatatttacaaccgaatatgcatcaattggagttcagaagctctaaatttttcatcctacacaatcggaagacaaagtacacaactataacccgaatgaacaaattcggaagtaagaagacacatatttttcccgaatgaaaaacaatcggagtatatttaaacatgtttacaaccgaatattcatcaactggagttcagaaactcaaaaatttatcctacacaatcggaggtataaaacattatattgtcttccgaataaatactggccccaaaatgggatttttcctatatcagaaattttgagatttttgtaatatatatatatattcggtagtgagtgtacttccgaatactgtgtgtctacttaaatatattcgggagccaaaaaattcattaaactaccgattattaccagtttgtatccaggaagatatggcccacaatattcggccgataaccataaaatatttctcccgaatactgtcgatgttcttgagaaatgaagaacacgactacattcggaagtaaataagcatgaatatcgcccgaatctggataaataaccgaaaaccctagaaattttttttctcgattcgtcgaattaaagcgaaataaaccccaaaaatgatagattcttacctaattggggccagttgaagttgacgaagtgtttgactatcggaatcgccaccaccgactacatcgagagtacttcttcttcgcgttcttcttcatttgaagcaacaatttctttatttcttgctaaaatcccaatctttggatcgataccccgagcaacgtttttggttctaggtctgtgggttttatttcccttatccattgttttataaacgaatcgacgatgttttgattttacgattcgcggcgatgtttaggttgaacacaagaacgagggaaagttttttttttcttccacaatcggaagataatatgaaactggaagaagaagagttgaaatgagtagaatttttttttgatttggtttttatacagttttaccagaagggcatttatgtaacttcaatatcatataggataccccttaactagagtatttggctgggtataaattgatggcccctaaatcctttcggatGGCCCCTAGAAACGCGaggtaaaatatctaaagaaggGTTTATTTCTTCCATCAAAGTTTGAATTTATTTTTTCCATCAAAGTTTGAGTTTAACTAACATTAAGACAACATTAGAAAGATTTTTAACGATTCTTAAGTTGGTTCATACTTCATAGATGTCTGAGGGGAGTATTATACTAAAAATGTTGAATTGTAAAGCAAAGTCGCATCAAATCTATAGCAAGATACTTATAATCACGAAGAGAAGTTAACAGaagataagataagaaaagaGAAGAGACGAGCGGTTGTTATAAATACCATACTTGGAAGTAAAGAAAGAACAGTTCATTTGTTAGTTCAGATTTCACTAACCTTCATCTTCTGGTATAATTTGCGCTTCCGATTTGAATTCTTCCCCGCAATTCAACCCAAGAAACATAAGAATCAAAACTAAATAAAtttttcttgagaatttatgAAGTTGTAACTCCACTGTATTATGTATTTTCTTCAACTTGCAACAAAAAGTACTCCTACTACAACAGACAAGGAGAATGCCTCATTTGGGAAGATATTAGTTAACAGGGACTTTCCTTTTTTCTTCCATATTTCTCACACGTTGAGGCAACAAATTAGGAATATTTCATTTTCGGAAGAAAAAATTTTCGGAAGAAAAAAGTTTTCCAACAACCATTATGTACAAAGTTTCAAATGTACTCGATTAGAGTTGAAGTGTAACTCCACGTAGTGTGTTTGCAATAATCTTTAGTGCACCCTCTAATATTACTTTTTAACACATGTACACTATATTAACCTTGCATTTGGTATCTAGTGTCTACCATTGAGATAATTTGATAGAGAGTGATTCATTGTCTTGAAGATAAGAGCTAGCAACCACCCCTCATAGACTTTCAGGCctttttttgggttaagttttgccCAAACTTGCATGAATTGCATAGTTGTGTTTACCATCCAAGCATGTCATCATGTACTGCAAAGCCTATTAGATTGTTTCTTAATCATCTTCTACATAACTTTCGTtgtattgattaaaaaaaaaaaaaaaattagttcataaaaatttcaggtaaagaaacaaaaaaaatcaaaagttggaATATTTTTGTCTTTCGTATTTAAAATTGAATTTTTCTTGCCACCCCTAATTTACAAATAAAAAATGAGTTTAAATCAATATTAACTAAGACCAGGGAGAATTTAGCCACTTCAATGTCCTCTAGTTACATCTTCTTTTTTTGTACTGTAGTAAGTCGAAATTGTGGAATCAGCTTGCCATGGATCCTCCACTGTTGAATTAGTCATCTCCAATAGAGTACTACTCCCTTGCGAAGAGGTTGAGGTATGTATTTGGGCATCATACGAAATCCCTTCAGAGGCAGAGGCACTGGACATCGTGTCATCTGTCCTCGCACTAGATACCACATATGATTCTTGGACTGGCAGTCGACCTTTAAGCATGTCCACGACGGTAGACATCATTGGTCTAAGAGTAGGAGATCGGTTAGTGCATAATAGAGCTATGTTTAACATTCTCAGAACTTCTTTCTTTGAATAGTTTGACTTCAGAATGGGGTCAACAAGGTCAAGGAGATTTCCTTGCTCTTTTAGTGCATTTGCCTGCAgttataaccaaaaaaaaaaaaggttagctGTCTTGGTCATTTTTTTCCCCATACTACCAATATCAAATACAAATTCATCCTAAATGTGAGCATATTCATGCTACAAAACTACTTAGGGAGATCGGTGATTTAAATGCATTGGCGAAACTTTGTATGCTCCAATGGTAATTAAGTGATACATTTCATTCTTTTGCATCTAGGATGATATCTTCACCCAGGGACGCATGCAAGTCCTCCGTCCCTCACATGCAAAGCGTGAAGGAGAGAACTAATTTTCCTTACATATGAACAACATGGAGTCCTAGTCATGACTTCTTAAACTTCTGTAGGAACCACAATCCAAACCGACTTTTAAAGCAAAGCGAACTGTTTCTGTCGAATTTACGTTCCTTTGAAAGAACAAAGATGTTAGACAGATATCCGTGCGTAATATATTAAATTGTAAAATTAGTTGGTTACTTTACCCAATCAAGAAGACAGAAGTACTCATCATCTGTCATATATTTTGTGTTGCTCTTTCCACTGACGATCTCTAATGCGACAATTCCGAAGCTGTAAACATCTGCTTTGTAAGTCAAGCGACCACTTGATGCATATTCAGGAGCCATATAGCCTCTACAAGTAACATACAACACAATATAAGGTCAATAGAGTGGGAGGAAAGGGAAGTCCTACTCTATAATCTTTGTGGACATGTAAAAGCAGAAGTTTAGACTAAAATCTTAATCCATGTATTATCTATACACCGTTTTAGATAACATATGGCTGATAATTATTTATTGAATACTCATACCTGAATTTAGACATAGAAGGCAAAGAAATGCTCACCTCCGAACAAAATTAAACATTTGTTAAATTACCATACAACATCCCAAAAAACACATACCTACGACTTAAGTGACACTATGAGTAGTTAGTTGGAATGTATTATTTACGGCCTTTCGAAGAGAGTCATAACTAGTTTGTGTTGGTGAAGAAAGGAGGTGGGCTTGTCaagagttttgtttgtttttgaaaaaaaatgttgaaaagaaaaatacagtAGTTTGTTAAACTTTGTAATGGAACACGTTAATTTCCAAAAGAGTCAGAAGCAATTACTGCCCTTTGAAATGGTAATAGAGAATTGAAAGTCAGATAAATAATGCATAACACCAGATCTATTTTTGCGTAATTTcgccaaaataataataatccttTTCTCCAGATAGAACCATGTTAGCCACGTCCACACTAACTAAAGTACATGCTGGCAAATGAATATGGGAAAAAATAAAGTTTACTCACAAAGTTCCCACAACACGTGTGCTGATGTGGGTTTTCTCCTCCTCGTCAAGTCTAGCCATACCAAAATCAGATATCCTCGCGGTGAAATCCTTATCCAAAAGAACATTAGTTGCCTTTATGTCTCTGTGCACAATTTTCAGCCTTGATTCTTCATGAAGATATACTAAACCTTTGGCAATGTCCATACATATCCTGAACCTTGTTGGCCAGTCCAAGTTCAGTCGTTGATCAGCACGACCTAAAACCGTGACATTTCTGATTACTGAATAAACGGACATCAAAACTGATACTGCTGAATCATGGAATCTTGTAATGAGTAAAATTTTGAGGCAAAGTGATTACCATATAGAGCACGGGCAAGACTATTATTTTCCATGTATTCGTAAATTACCAGAAGCTGGTTTCCTTCAACACAACAGCCAAAAAGCTTCACGAGATTAGGGTGTTGTAAAGCAGAAATAATGCCAATCTCATTCACGAATTCGCGGCTTCCTTGCTTTGACATGGCAGAGAGTTGCTTGACAGCAATCAGTGAACCATCTGGGCGAAGTCCCTGACATAATCCAATAAAGATCATAGTTAAGAGTATATATTATAGAAAGTCAGACCGAATTGAAGTGGTTTGTCGTTCGAGTTATCAAGTGATGCTTGGGCAACGACAAGAAAACGAAGCGCCAGAAAGCAACTCGGGATTACCTTATAAACCGGACCGAACCCGCCTTCACCAATTTTATTTGCACGATCAAAATTCTTGGTTGCTGCTTTAACTTCTCTTAGAGTAAAGTAACTCGTCTGCAATAGCTCTCTGAGTTCTGCCAAAAAAGGGAAATGAGCAACAGATATTTGCACTGTAGAGCAGTGAAAGCTAGACCTTGCCATGTGAAAATGTTAAATTCATAGTAAACCGGTAAGGAGAGCTTCGGAAACAATTGAGCAACTCATTCCTAGGATTCATTCTAACATATTTTCTTACTGCTAGAAATACCAGGTTATTCCTGAAGTAAGACACTTATCCTTTAAGAGCGAGTATACAAAAGTCCCATGGGTGTTACCATTTTTACCACACACCATGACTATTGCATAAGAAACAAATTATTAAAAACATATCAAACTGCTCCAGCTTTGGATTAATGCAGAGCCCAAGTCAATATCAATGTGCCAGAGGTTTTTAAGCGAGTTTCATGGTGGAATCAGTGTGTTATCTTTCGAGCTTGATGTTCCTTTTCTATTCGCTAGGGTCTCCTTGACCACCCACCATttttcaagaaaataaaaggaaTTGGATATTTATTTCACTTTTCTAACCTTTGTCCTCAAGATCCTCTTTTCCAAGGTAACCTTTCTTCCAAAGAATGGTCAGAATCAATATGATTAGAACAAATGAAGCAGCTACAATGCCGGCAATTACCCCAACAGATATGTGACCCGTGTCAAGAACAAAATCTGGACAACAAGATAGAAGATATGAATAAGAATAACAATAAGAAGATATTAAGTGAtacaatgaagaaaagtaaacTGTACGGATCAACTCACTTGGTGTGACTGCAATAGCTGAAATAAGAGGACCGTATGCAAAATCGGATGGAATGAAAATAGTTCCTTTCCCAGCCCAGTATAAGTGAATCTCTAGAGTGCTAGTAGTAACATCAACATCGTACTCTTTAATGATGCTCTTCCCAACACCTTTTGCTTCTTCTTCGATATTAAAATCCTTCAAGTATCTTTTACCCTGCAGGAATCATACATCGCAAAAAACGTCGTTAACAACAACCAGTAAAATGTCATTCAAAATCAAGAAGTAACCCAGATAAAAGTGTATGATATTGTAGTCTGAGACTTTAAGTAATCACTAACGATAACAACGGTCCAGTCACTCACTTGAATTGATACATCGAATATGCGTGTCCCAATGTCAGAAGCTATTTTGTCGATTGGGAACATTATTTCAGCAAAGTGAAGCTTCACTTTATAGTTTCCTGGGCGTAAACAGATGCCATAGTACTTGAGTGAGAGAGGTGATATACGAGCCGTCATGTATAAGTCGGTAACTGTTATGTTTGGGCTCGCTTGAGCAAGATAATTAGGTTTGCCTTTGAGTAAGGGTACGATAAAATCCCCCGTAGTACTGCAAGCCCATTTATCATTGTAGGAGTAAAATGACGATGGGCCCATTGGTGATACATCGGCGTCATACTTCTCATCTCCAATAGTCATCTCTGAGCCACCACAATTAATGATAAAGGAAGAATCTGCAAATCTCATGGTCATCAAATTTCATACATGGTTACACACAAAAGAATTGGTCGTTGTTGAACTGTCAGTATCTGAGTATAAAACACTATGATTCCCTTCAACAAAAAGTACAGGTAGTTACATTTGGATGTTGTGCTGCAGGGTAGGTCCTTCTTCAAGCACCAAGCAATTCTACAAAAGATTTTGTTTAGTTCATGTAGTgttagattattattattatgtgctgAAAGATGCAACCAAATTTTCAGGGAACTTATGACCGGTCTTCATCAGATGGATAACTCGAGATTCTATTCCTGTTTGGTAGTCAGATGAAGCGAGGTAAGAATAAGACCACCAAATAAATAATGAAGAAAAAACATGTTCTATAAATCTATAACTTACAAATTTGAATCCTGACAACCGGACTGAGATGGTCCAATAAAATTATTGTATGATAGGTCACTGCAAGACAGCATAAAAACAGAGCCAGGTCAATGAAGTTAAGAAAAGCTAAGATTAACAttggaagaagaataaaaatatatacataatTTAGTCGTACAAGTTCTGCTTAGCGTTTGTAATCCATAGCGGGATTTGTCCAGTCAGTTGGTTGTTGGTGAGATACCTATATCCAAACAATACTTCATATTAATCCTCTGAGTAATAGTAAGTGTGGAAACCATAATAACATGAAAGCAAATCAACAAGAACTTTCAATGTACACAGAATGATTCATGCACAAGTTTATATGGCATACTGTTGAATTGCTGTTTTACTTACAGGTACTTTAGATTTGGAATTTCTTGCAGGTTATGAATGTCACCTGTAAGTCTACTGAAGCTCAGGTCTCTACAAGTAAAGGTTAACAGGAAGAAAAAGAACACTAGTTAGTTTCACAGAAATGTTAAACTATAATATACGAAAATGTCTTATGAATACCAATAATGGATGAACCGGTGAACAAAATATCAAACTTGTAAAATCAAATTCTTTTCGGCTGTCCAATTgatagaaaaaaaatcaaaaactaattcaAATAATCTATACTCAAATGAAGTCTGTCAAATCCTGGAGCAAACCTAaatcaatataaaaataaaagacaCGGATTAGGCAATATAAGCAAACATACACTTGAAAACATGAGAAAGAAACTTACAGTCTCACTAGTCGAGGCATCATCTCTCCAATGTTTGATGGGATTGAACCCTTAATCAGGCAATTTCTAAGTTCCCTGTAGTACATTGATGATGCATAATTTTCATTAGAGGAGTGAGAATGCAGGCATAAGTGTAGGACTACATAATACAGGGAGCCATAACCATATGATTTTACTCACAGTTGGGACATCCTGTTCATATCCTGGAAATTTGGGAAGGGCATGTCTGGTCCCTTTAAGTCTGACACTCTCCTGAAACAAAATGTCTAACACATGAAAGTTTGATACTAACTTGTTTGGGTTCGAAAGTTTTACTTCGTGTGATGCCTGATAACATTGGAGAATTTGTATCATAAGAATTGTGAAATAATCAGCAGGGAAGAGAGCAAAGTGGTCTAACAGTTTTGTTAAATTCTGCAGGTGGAATATGGTGGAAGGGATGGGCCCCTCCATTGATGTACCCCGTATATCCCTGCAAAGATATATAACTTTTAGATATCGTCACAAAGTGGAACTTATAAGTTTATGTTTGATTGAATTCAGAATGAAGAAAAGGTAGAGGGAAGTTTTGAGTGTGATACTCACAGCTCATTAAGTTGCGTCCAATTCCCAAAGAAATCAGGTATATTCCCAGAGATACTAGTCCCAGCTATCCTACTGCAAATAGTAGCAAAACCAGGAATTTGTTATTTCAAATCACAGATATAGATGCCATTCCAAATCCATCTGCATAGATATAGTAATACATGTAAGGTGTTTGTTTGCCAAATAAGCATCACATACAAATCTACCATGTTCTTCAGATTAGCAAATGTTGCAGGTAAAGCTCCTGTGAAATTGTTCCCAGAAATAGCTCTGCATGAGTTACATAACAACTCAATGAATACCCTTCGAACAAGAACTTTGACAATATTAGCAATAATGAATCTGAATCTGTAATGACAATGTTATCCTAAAACTAGTTAAATTAGTGAAACTGTATTGATATATTATGTTTCAATATAAACCTTCTTTTTATGAGAAACATCTCCTAAAACTACTATCCTAATCCTAACTGATATCTCGAATGCATTTTGCATTTAAGTTGCTATATCAGC
This DNA window, taken from Papaver somniferum cultivar HN1 chromosome 3, ASM357369v1, whole genome shotgun sequence, encodes the following:
- the LOC113356361 gene encoding probable LRR receptor-like serine/threonine-protein kinase At1g53430, which gives rise to MDTRLLYHVISNRHFCFLILVSYIAMNCLEEFSCEAQIIPDDEVQALKQISTKLNVLHWKNITRNSCRSGELNSNTDKFGSNEEIIKVVCDCSYNSSSVCDITYIQLKRLQLTGELPDDFANLPFLRELDLNVNFLSGSIPKAWKVIPLVNLSLLANNINGLIPKEIADIVTLEYLVLTDNQLEGPLPPELGKLTKLKTLAISGNNFTGALPATFANLKNMVDFRIAGTSISGNIPDFFGNWTQLNELDIRGTSMEGPIPSTIFHLQNLTKLRVSDLKGPDMPFPNFQDMNRMSQLELRNCLIKGSIPSNIGEMMPRLVRLDLSFSRLTGDIHNLQEIPNLKYLYLTNNQLTGQIPLWITNAKQNFDLSYNNFIGPSQSGCQDSNLIAWCLKKDLPCSTTSKYSSFIINCGGSEMTIGDEKYDADVSPMGPSSFYSYNDKWACSTTGDFIVPLLKGKPNYLAQASPNITVTDLYMTARISPLSLKYYGICLRPGNYKVKLHFAEIMFPIDKIASDIGTRIFDVSIQGKRYLKDFNIEEEAKGVGKSIIKEYDVDVTTSTLEIHLYWAGKGTIFIPSDFAYGPLISAIAVTPNFVLDTGHISVGVIAGIVAASFVLIILILTILWKKGYLGKEDLEDKELRELLQTSYFTLREVKAATKNFDRANKIGEGGFGPVYKGLRPDGSLIAVKQLSAMSKQGSREFVNEIGIISALQHPNLVKLFGCCVEGNQLLVIYEYMENNSLARALYGRADQRLNLDWPTRFRICMDIAKGLVYLHEESRLKIVHRDIKATNVLLDKDFTARISDFGMARLDEEEKTHISTRVVGTLGYMAPEYASSGRLTYKADVYSFGIVALEIVSGKSNTKYMTDDEYFCLLDWANALKEQGNLLDLVDPILKSNYSKKEVLRMLNIALLCTNRSPTLRPMMSTVVDMLKGRLPVQESYVVSSARTDDTMSSASASEGISYDAQIHTSTSSQGSSTLLEMTNSTVEDPWQADSTISTYYSTKKEDVTRGH